The following proteins are co-located in the Perognathus longimembris pacificus isolate PPM17 chromosome 25, ASM2315922v1, whole genome shotgun sequence genome:
- the Kiaa1191 gene encoding putative monooxygenase p33MONOX isoform X1: MAARQPEVPALGPSGPLGKMSLPIGMCRRAFSYDDALEDPAPMTPPPSDMGSIPWKPVIPERKYQLLAKEEGEASVSPPAEATEGADKVPVVKAKATHVIMNSLITKQTQEDIQRFEQQAGLRDVGYTPHKGLTTEETKYLRVAEALHKLKLQSGDLTREEKQPASAQSTPSSTPQSSPKHKARGWFTPASSIALPGPNPSTMDPGSGDKDRNVSDKWSLFGSRTLQKSDSGGFTIQAYKGAQKPTPMELIRAQATRPAEDPATFKPPKMDAPMTEGKKPAPRTHTLKPRDFNVLTPTGF; the protein is encoded by the exons ATGGCGGCCAGACAACCAGAAGTGCCTG CTCTTGGGCCTAGTGGGCCCCTAGGCAAGATGTCCCTGCCCATCGGGATGTGCCGCCGGGCATTCAGCTATGACGATGCCCTAGAGGATCCCGCACCCATGACCCCTCCTCCATCGGACATGGGCAGCATCCCTTGGAAGCCGGTGATCCCAGAGCGCAAGTACCAGCTCCTCGCCAAG gaggagggagaggccagTGTGTCCCCCCCTGCCGAGGCCACTGAGGGTGCCGACAAGGTCCCTGTGGTGAAGGCCAAGGCCACCCATGTCATCATGAATTCTCTGATCACAA AACAGACCCAAGAGGACATCCAGCGTTTTGAGCAACAGGCAGGGCTGCGAGATGTGGGCTACACACCCCACAAGGGCCTCACCACGGAGGAGACCAAGTACCTCCGAGTGGCCGAGGCGCTCCAT AAACTGAAGCTACAGAGTGGGGACCTAACAAGAGAGGAAAAGCAGCCTGCCTCAGCCCAGTCCACCCCGAGCAGCACACCGCAGTCTTCGCCCAAGCACAAGGCCAG AGGCTGGTTCACCCCTGCATCCTCCATAGCCTTGCCTGGGCCAAATCCTAGCACCATGGATCCCGGAAGCGGGGATAAGGACAGAAACGTGTCGGATAAGTGGAGTCTCTTTGGGTCGCGAACCCTGCAGAAGTCTGATTCTG GAGGTTTCACCATCCAGGCCTACAAAGGGGCGCAGAAGCCCACCCCCATGGAGCTGATCCGGGCTCAGGCCACCCGACCCGCCGAAGACCCAGCCACCTTTAAGCCACCCAAGATGGATGCCCCCATGACAGAAGGGAAAAAGCCAGCACCGCGGACCCATACCCTCAAACCCCGCGACTTCAATGTGCTCACGCCCACTGGCTTTTAG
- the Kiaa1191 gene encoding putative monooxygenase p33MONOX isoform X3, with protein MAARQPEVPEQTQEDIQRFEQQAGLRDVGYTPHKGLTTEETKYLRVAEALHKLKLQSGDLTREEKQPASAQSTPSSTPQSSPKHKARGWFTPASSIALPGPNPSTMDPGSGDKDRNVSDKWSLFGSRTLQKSDSGGFTIQAYKGAQKPTPMELIRAQATRPAEDPATFKPPKMDAPMTEGKKPAPRTHTLKPRDFNVLTPTGF; from the exons ATGGCGGCCAGACAACCAGAAGTGCCTG AACAGACCCAAGAGGACATCCAGCGTTTTGAGCAACAGGCAGGGCTGCGAGATGTGGGCTACACACCCCACAAGGGCCTCACCACGGAGGAGACCAAGTACCTCCGAGTGGCCGAGGCGCTCCAT AAACTGAAGCTACAGAGTGGGGACCTAACAAGAGAGGAAAAGCAGCCTGCCTCAGCCCAGTCCACCCCGAGCAGCACACCGCAGTCTTCGCCCAAGCACAAGGCCAG AGGCTGGTTCACCCCTGCATCCTCCATAGCCTTGCCTGGGCCAAATCCTAGCACCATGGATCCCGGAAGCGGGGATAAGGACAGAAACGTGTCGGATAAGTGGAGTCTCTTTGGGTCGCGAACCCTGCAGAAGTCTGATTCTG GAGGTTTCACCATCCAGGCCTACAAAGGGGCGCAGAAGCCCACCCCCATGGAGCTGATCCGGGCTCAGGCCACCCGACCCGCCGAAGACCCAGCCACCTTTAAGCCACCCAAGATGGATGCCCCCATGACAGAAGGGAAAAAGCCAGCACCGCGGACCCATACCCTCAAACCCCGCGACTTCAATGTGCTCACGCCCACTGGCTTTTAG
- the Kiaa1191 gene encoding putative monooxygenase p33MONOX isoform X2 has protein sequence MSLPIGMCRRAFSYDDALEDPAPMTPPPSDMGSIPWKPVIPERKYQLLAKEEGEASVSPPAEATEGADKVPVVKAKATHVIMNSLITKQTQEDIQRFEQQAGLRDVGYTPHKGLTTEETKYLRVAEALHKLKLQSGDLTREEKQPASAQSTPSSTPQSSPKHKARGWFTPASSIALPGPNPSTMDPGSGDKDRNVSDKWSLFGSRTLQKSDSGGFTIQAYKGAQKPTPMELIRAQATRPAEDPATFKPPKMDAPMTEGKKPAPRTHTLKPRDFNVLTPTGF, from the exons ATGTCCCTGCCCATCGGGATGTGCCGCCGGGCATTCAGCTATGACGATGCCCTAGAGGATCCCGCACCCATGACCCCTCCTCCATCGGACATGGGCAGCATCCCTTGGAAGCCGGTGATCCCAGAGCGCAAGTACCAGCTCCTCGCCAAG gaggagggagaggccagTGTGTCCCCCCCTGCCGAGGCCACTGAGGGTGCCGACAAGGTCCCTGTGGTGAAGGCCAAGGCCACCCATGTCATCATGAATTCTCTGATCACAA AACAGACCCAAGAGGACATCCAGCGTTTTGAGCAACAGGCAGGGCTGCGAGATGTGGGCTACACACCCCACAAGGGCCTCACCACGGAGGAGACCAAGTACCTCCGAGTGGCCGAGGCGCTCCAT AAACTGAAGCTACAGAGTGGGGACCTAACAAGAGAGGAAAAGCAGCCTGCCTCAGCCCAGTCCACCCCGAGCAGCACACCGCAGTCTTCGCCCAAGCACAAGGCCAG AGGCTGGTTCACCCCTGCATCCTCCATAGCCTTGCCTGGGCCAAATCCTAGCACCATGGATCCCGGAAGCGGGGATAAGGACAGAAACGTGTCGGATAAGTGGAGTCTCTTTGGGTCGCGAACCCTGCAGAAGTCTGATTCTG GAGGTTTCACCATCCAGGCCTACAAAGGGGCGCAGAAGCCCACCCCCATGGAGCTGATCCGGGCTCAGGCCACCCGACCCGCCGAAGACCCAGCCACCTTTAAGCCACCCAAGATGGATGCCCCCATGACAGAAGGGAAAAAGCCAGCACCGCGGACCCATACCCTCAAACCCCGCGACTTCAATGTGCTCACGCCCACTGGCTTTTAG
- the Kiaa1191 gene encoding putative monooxygenase p33MONOX isoform X4, with the protein MNSLITKQTQEDIQRFEQQAGLRDVGYTPHKGLTTEETKYLRVAEALHKLKLQSGDLTREEKQPASAQSTPSSTPQSSPKHKARGWFTPASSIALPGPNPSTMDPGSGDKDRNVSDKWSLFGSRTLQKSDSGGFTIQAYKGAQKPTPMELIRAQATRPAEDPATFKPPKMDAPMTEGKKPAPRTHTLKPRDFNVLTPTGF; encoded by the exons ATGAATTCTCTGATCACAA AACAGACCCAAGAGGACATCCAGCGTTTTGAGCAACAGGCAGGGCTGCGAGATGTGGGCTACACACCCCACAAGGGCCTCACCACGGAGGAGACCAAGTACCTCCGAGTGGCCGAGGCGCTCCAT AAACTGAAGCTACAGAGTGGGGACCTAACAAGAGAGGAAAAGCAGCCTGCCTCAGCCCAGTCCACCCCGAGCAGCACACCGCAGTCTTCGCCCAAGCACAAGGCCAG AGGCTGGTTCACCCCTGCATCCTCCATAGCCTTGCCTGGGCCAAATCCTAGCACCATGGATCCCGGAAGCGGGGATAAGGACAGAAACGTGTCGGATAAGTGGAGTCTCTTTGGGTCGCGAACCCTGCAGAAGTCTGATTCTG GAGGTTTCACCATCCAGGCCTACAAAGGGGCGCAGAAGCCCACCCCCATGGAGCTGATCCGGGCTCAGGCCACCCGACCCGCCGAAGACCCAGCCACCTTTAAGCCACCCAAGATGGATGCCCCCATGACAGAAGGGAAAAAGCCAGCACCGCGGACCCATACCCTCAAACCCCGCGACTTCAATGTGCTCACGCCCACTGGCTTTTAG